The region CCCTCCACTCAACACTATTGAGATCTGAGTCTTTATCAGAGGCCTTCTCATCACTGTCCAAGTCCTTGTCTGAAGCCCAGCCATCCCTCGATTTAAGTTTTTGCTTCCTTTCGGTTTTCTTTTTCCTTGTAGACTGTTTTCTCCTTTGCTTAGGCATAGCAGAGGTAATGCATTTTTGCAGAAGGTCATCCTCAGAATTCAGACTCCCCGAACTGGATGAGCTATTCTCCTCATACTGGCTACAGTTGTTCTTTGATGTGTCACAAGCCAGGTTGGAGGTGACGTGATGCCGGCTTTTGACCCACACCTGCTGCATTTTTCCATGGTACTCCTCGAGGTCTACATCGCTTAACGAGCTAAGCGATGAACTGAGAGAATAACACGGCGGAGTCTCATCAGCAATTAAATTGTGCTTGATCCTGACACCTTTGTGCTTCATTCGATCAGCAACAGATCCACCGTGGGTCAGAGTCCTGTTGCACTCTTTCATTTGCTTCCTCCCGATGCTGTTCTTTTCCTTCTCTTTTGTGTTCAAATTATCGCAGAAGCTGTAGATAGCTTCTCCTGCAGGGGTGGGGTGACTCATTGACTGGCGTGCTGCCATACCATGGGTGAGATCTTTGTACAGCATGTTCTGATTCTGGCCACCACCtatgttttgtttcattttggtTGATTCTAAATGTGTCATATTCCATGACTTATTCTGTTCCTGCTTATGACTTAGATATTGGGGGGATGAATCTCTGCTTCTTTGCTGAGACATTTTAGCATCCATCTCTCTATTATTCATCTGTAATTTTTGTGTTGGCATATCTTGTTTAAAGGCTCTGTTCATCTGACTTCCAGGCACACCTTGCGGCTGAGTTATTTTAGTGGGTTTCTGGAAGCGTGAAAACACTCTGAGTTCTTCAATTCTCTTTGCTTCCAAGTCTATAACGTCCTGTTTATCCATGGCTCTAGGCCGCCAGTCTTTTGAGCTTTTATCTTTCACTGGGTACTGGAGTGTTTCATCACTTAAGGATGTAGTGCTTGAGAAGTTTACTGGGGTTCCTTCTGCTGAGTCAGTAAAAGAGGAATCATCATGATACACATCCTTCTGTGGCATTCCCATCTTTGCTGGTGTACATTTTTGATTGTTATGATTGGGTAGCACCATATAAACAGGGAACTGTACTGACTTTCGAACTTGAGAATTAAGAACTTGTGTAGAAAGAGTAGACATGAGTGAGGTTCTGACTTTAAATTTAGAGGGCATTGCTGAGTTGATGCACTCCTTAAGAATTTCAATGTCATCATCTGAGTTACCTTCACTGTATCTCTCCGTCTGATCTACAAATGACGAATGCTTTTCTCCCATCTCATCTCGTTCTGCATGCGTCACAGTGAATGTGGGATTATTATCCTTTTGATGGAGTACAGGCATAAGCTTGAGTTCgacatccttctgaatgtaatgcTCATGAAGGGGCAAGGCGCTCAAACTAGAGGCACAAGAAAAATTCTCCGTTGGTTTTTCCACTGTAAAGTAAATCATGGTGTCCAAGTCCGGAGGCAGGTTAAACCGCTCCTTGAAATCAGCTATTTCCACAAGCTTACACATGTTGCTTTCCCACTGTCCACCTCCACCTCCAGTCGGTATTTCCTGTAAATTAGAGTCAGTGCAGCAGGGCGTCTTACTACGGCTTGGAGGCATAGTCTGTCCTGGGCTGTCAGGGAGGTCGCTTGGACTTATGGTTCCACTTATCATCTCACTGCAGGGGTCACTCTGTATGGAACTAGCTATGGAGGGTGACTCGAAGCTGCCAAGGGAGCTGACAGAGCTACAGCGGCTCATCACAAGTGGGGTCTCATGGATGTAGTTCTCTGAAGAGGTGGATGGGGTCCTGTCTTCATGCATGCCAGGTGACACTCCTCTGAGGAACAACTTATCCTGTTTAGTGGAGCTGGGAATGTCAATGGGATCAGACGTGGGACTACTGCTGCTTCCAAATGTTTTTGGATCTGTGACCAGCTGGCTATCACTGAGATCTTCCAACAGTTCATCCTCGTCCTCTCCTCTTTCCAAGTTAGAATCCTCTACTTCAATAATTTCCAGAGAAGAGTCACTGTCCAGTTCATTTTCGCTCTGACTCTGACCATCCAGAGCACCATCACCAGAAGACAAAGAGGACAGAGAACTACAACGTGAGAAGCAGATCGGTGTGTTTTCTACTGAATACCTCTGCAGAGTTTCCATCTGGCCTACAGTTGGACTCCGTGGTGTATTCATGGGAGAAAACTTGGTAATGCTTCCACCTGTCATGGCTGCCGGGACCCAGGCCTGCCTTCTCATCGCCTGGGATGCCTGAACACTGATGCCGGATTTGGCAACGCCAAACTTGGCAACACTCTGTATTAACGGAACATGCTGGTAGGATGGAGACAGTTTGATCGTGGATACGTTAGGTGCAGAAGCGAGTTTTGTGACAGCTGGTGTTGGAGGTGGCGGCTCCTGACCTTTCTCTGTATCTGTGCTACTTAACTCTTGAACCCGATTCTCTCTACTGTTTTCTGTATCTCTTTCCGGTACCTCTTTGTGACTTTCTTCATTATTCACAAGGTGACTCTTGTTGCTGAGATAGCCTTGATGGGCAGTCTTAAGGTCCAGTTTATTAGGGCGTCTCTGAACCATTGCTGATCTTGCGGAGGGTCGTATCTGTTCCTTGCCGCCACAACTATCGCTGGTGCTGCAGCTGTTAAGGCTGTCCGTAGATAAGCTCGTGTAAGCAGTTTTAAGGCGTATAAGAGCATGGGCTCTGCTTAGACGTTCTCTGTGTGTAAAACTGCTGGTGTCAGAGAGGCGGCAGGGTGAGCAAGACTTAGCCCGAGCTTCATGAACCTCATCTGATCCGTACTGCCAGTCTACGAAATGGTCTTCCGAACTCAGGCTGAAGCTGTCCTCGGAGGACGTGTGCATGGTGATGTCTTCCACCAGCTTATCGATCTTCGCCACTGTGCTGGTGATCTTTCTGGCCAAGGTCTCTGCCGCAGAAGACACCTCATTTTCAGGCGACGAGACCCTCTTGTTATTGTCCGTCTCTGGCACCATGTCGTGCTGAGGGTCACAGTCTTTCTTCCGAGTCTGACCCTGAAGGAAGTTTGTATTGTTTAGAAACATGGGGAGCATTGAGTAATTACCTGTGTCCAAGCTACTGGAGACATTCGGGGCCTCGTCATCGTCAAAGCAGCCTGAATCAGAGGCATAATCTTTTGCCAGACTTTCGATGTGTCTTAGAGGCTTATTGATGCATCCATGCTTAGCGGTTTGCTTTTCGATCGAATCAAAGGTCTCTGCCAGATGTTTAGCATCCAGCTCAGCCTCCAAGGCCTTCTGCTTTCTCATGTAGAGAGAGGGCATGCAGGACCCTGGAGACACGACGGCGGCGTCCTTGTATTTGAGGGGCCGGTTGGTTAGGAGGTTGCGGAGTGCTGCGGCGCTGCCCATGGCTATCATCTTGTGCTTGGAGTGGATGAGGTTACGCAGCATGCTAACGGCTCCTAGGTCCCAGAGCAGCTCCTGGTCTTTGGGGCTGCGTGCTGAAAGGTTCCATAGGGTTCCACAGGCATTGCTGACGATGGTCAGGCTATGGGAGCGCAAGTGCTGCAGTAGCGTCTGTAAGCAGTTGTGGTCCCTGAGGAtttgcctgtgtaagaaaaaaTTGAAAGAAAGACCTTAGAAATTCAATGTGAATCAACTGCACTCTGTGCAGCTTGAAACCCCACTAGGGTGTGGCAATATCAGATCCTATTTAAAGATATTTCAGCTAGACTATATGGATTTTGAGTAAATACTACTAGAGCtataaataaagagcaggtgacaTTGTAACATTACACAGTGGAACCTCGGCTCTGCAACTGAATCCATTGCTGAAGGCTGTTTAGGAACTGGGTCAAAAACCGAATcaatttttcccataagaaataatgtaaattgCATTAATCCATTCAAGACCCCAAATGATTGCCAATTTAAACCTGAATAATACATACCTAATGCCAAAaccataaatataaaataaaaaaaaaatatatatatatgcaaaaatTATAGTTGCATCAGGAACGGAAACCAACCTGTAATCCTCACGTGTAGCAACCAAACTTGAAATGTTGCGTAAGATGCCGCCGCCGCTCTCGATGATGGCCAGCGAGTTGGTCTGGCACCTGTAGGTGAGTGTGCTTACCAGGAAGCCAAGCGCCCCATCCACAGAGCAGATGGCTACTTTGTTCTCACTGCTGTGTGCTGACAAGTTCCACAAGGCGCTCAGAACACTCTTAAGAGTGGACTCCTGAAATGTGAGAAAATATTCCCAGAGCATTAGTGGCTTAAAGCAAAGTTCTATCATACTACAATTCATAAGAAATGTGTTGAGGACTGATTCATTGATACCGTCAAGTTCAATTCTGATTGCAATATTTTCCAGATCAGGGTTGTTTTTATGTTCTTGTTTTAACTTGTGTGTAAGGTGCTAACTGACTTACTCAATGTGCTCATGAGTGAACGATGATGAAGAATGGCAGGAGGATCAAGCTGAATGGCAGGAGGATCAAACTGAATGGCTGGAGGATCAAGCTAATTCTCCTCCAAGCTTGACGTTACCTTTGTTGCCTGAAGTGCGCACTTAATGAGCGCGGAGACGCTGCCTACGTCCCTTAGCGCCCTCTTGCTGTTGATATCAGCTCTCCAGGAAAGGTTCCTCAGAATACTGGCCACTACCTGCGAGCCAAAGTGCAAAGCCGGATGAACAGTTTTATTCTGAGCCATCAGAACTAGAGACATTTCTTAATTTTTGCTCCGTTCCTTGATGACGTGTTTGTGAATATGAATACATTCTTACTGTCTTCATAATGGCACATGGTGCTGCGTGTTACATTTAGAAATGCTAAATGCTACATTAGATGCTTTGTGTAACACACAAAGGCATTCCTGTGTTTCAGTCCAGTTGAAATTGTGACCAAGATACTGCTGCTGCTGGAAGTACACTGATACTACAACACTGATAAGAGCATTTAAATAGTAAACGCATAAAAACACATAAAGAACGTTGCTGTACCTGATGCAGCTCTTCACTGTCAGATGCGAGCTGTGCTACAGTTGCCTGCAGGCAGCTTTTCTTTGTGCAAAGTGTGGCCTAAAGTGataataataagaaaaaaacaGACTTCAGCTGACAAACATTGTCAATCATCCATCCGTCAGTTTTCccactgcttatccagtgccGAGTCTCTGTGAGCccagagccaatcccaggcagcatggggtggggtggggtggggtggggtggggggaccttGGACCTTCCAGCCCATCCGAGGGGACACGATCAAATTAAGGGTAATTAGTCTTAAATACTATTAATTACTAATTACTATGTTGGTCATATGCAACAGACTGTTCCTATAAAAAGTAACCCAGGGCAGCTGAAGACCACAAAGTGAACCTGTCTTCTACCGGAACATCCACTCATACCAGGGTTGTCAgctcacacatctggcgtgacactcacgctttcagactctcacacccACCCAacaaatcttacggcaaatctatattattccatcataaacccaaaattagctacatcgaaAGCGTTGAGGTAGTtttcaaaccctacagactattcacacgttaataaaactcttacgtgcatgtacgtgtgtgtgcagACCTGTCTCGCATTGAAATTTCACGCCAGTCAGCTGACTAAAGTCGGCAACCCTTACTCATACCTTGTTGACCACATCTCCGAAGGTGAGGTTGGTTAGCGCCATGCCGGCGTAGCGGCGAAGCGCCAGGTTCAGGGGGTCATTTTGTGTGCCGTACAGCTCCTGGTCCAGCTGCAGCAGCTCAGCCACGGCCTGCAGACCCCCTGTCAGACACAGAGCACGTACTGTCACTTTTAGTGGCCCCTTCACCCTCTGAgacatgtactgtactgtaaataAAGCTGTGATCAGCCGATTGGTGAGTTAACACagcagtaatggtttttaaacgTGTGTCTTCTAGCGCAATAAGACATCAGGCATGAATTCAAGTCAGTCAGGAAACAACTGGGTTAATGCA is a window of Brienomyrus brachyistius isolate T26 chromosome 15, BBRACH_0.4, whole genome shotgun sequence DNA encoding:
- the apc2 gene encoding adenomatous polyposis coli protein 2; the encoded protein is MSNSVASYDQLVLQVEALRKENTHLRRELEDNSNHLSKLENETSDMKEVLKQLQSKLEQEACTLASSGRTDVLDQLKELHMDLTNYYELKYQPHNLRVLPDSLALPAPQVDDKLPHHPSGMLRASSPPYIATRQGPVISGEGTAPHPGPQHLLEGLPPKTGLPGDGRVTTQHLEELCKERDMLLNEIEKEERERRWYYSQLQGLSQRLAELPRIDTFSMQMDLIRQQLEFEAQQLRSVMEERFGTCDEMVQRTQIRVARLEQLERELQEVKEVHGTQEKSLPVENQATASEKPAVPGESENISNSSGLDVPGEAGSKVEMVFWLLSMLATRDREEMSRTLLAMSSSQDSCIAMRKSGCVPLLVQILHDGLGGAGEVPGSGGCSREARSRASAALHNIVYSQPDEGQARREMRVLHVLEQIRSHCESGWDWIETHVTTPSPGGTKNGEIPEAVEPQICQAMCAIMKLSFEEEYRRAMNELGGLQAVAELLQLDQELYGTQNDPLNLALRRYAGMALTNLTFGDVVNKATLCTKKSCLQATVAQLASDSEELHQVVASILRNLSWRADINSKRALRDVGSVSALIKCALQATKESTLKSVLSALWNLSAHSSENKVAICSVDGALGFLVSTLTYRCQTNSLAIIESGGGILRNISSLVATREDYRQILRDHNCLQTLLQHLRSHSLTIVSNACGTLWNLSARSPKDQELLWDLGAVSMLRNLIHSKHKMIAMGSAAALRNLLTNRPLKYKDAAVVSPGSCMPSLYMRKQKALEAELDAKHLAETFDSIEKQTAKHGCINKPLRHIESLAKDYASDSGCFDDDEAPNVSSSLDTGNYSMLPMFLNNTNFLQGQTRKKDCDPQHDMVPETDNNKRVSSPENEVSSAAETLARKITSTVAKIDKLVEDITMHTSSEDSFSLSSEDHFVDWQYGSDEVHEARAKSCSPCRLSDTSSFTHRERLSRAHALIRLKTAYTSLSTDSLNSCSTSDSCGGKEQIRPSARSAMVQRRPNKLDLKTAHQGYLSNKSHLVNNEESHKEVPERDTENSRENRVQELSSTDTEKGQEPPPPTPAVTKLASAPNVSTIKLSPSYQHVPLIQSVAKFGVAKSGISVQASQAMRRQAWVPAAMTGGSITKFSPMNTPRSPTVGQMETLQRYSVENTPICFSRCSSLSSLSSGDGALDGQSQSENELDSDSSLEIIEVEDSNLERGEDEDELLEDLSDSQLVTDPKTFGSSSSPTSDPIDIPSSTKQDKLFLRGVSPGMHEDRTPSTSSENYIHETPLVMSRCSSVSSLGSFESPSIASSIQSDPCSEMISGTISPSDLPDSPGQTMPPSRSKTPCCTDSNLQEIPTGGGGGQWESNMCKLVEIADFKERFNLPPDLDTMIYFTVEKPTENFSCASSLSALPLHEHYIQKDVELKLMPVLHQKDNNPTFTVTHAERDEMGEKHSSFVDQTERYSEGNSDDDIEILKECINSAMPSKFKVRTSLMSTLSTQVLNSQVRKSVQFPVYMVLPNHNNQKCTPAKMGMPQKDVYHDDSSFTDSAEGTPVNFSSTTSLSDETLQYPVKDKSSKDWRPRAMDKQDVIDLEAKRIEELRVFSRFQKPTKITQPQGVPGSQMNRAFKQDMPTQKLQMNNREMDAKMSQQRSRDSSPQYLSHKQEQNKSWNMTHLESTKMKQNIGGGQNQNMLYKDLTHGMAARQSMSHPTPAGEAIYSFCDNLNTKEKEKNSIGRKQMKECNRTLTHGGSVADRMKHKGVRIKHNLIADETPPCYSLSSSLSSLSDVDLEEYHGKMQQVWVKSRHHVTSNLACDTSKNNCSQYEENSSSSSGSLNSEDDLLQKCITSAMPKQRRKQSTRKKKTERKQKLKSRDGWASDKDLDSDEKASDKDSDLNSVEWRAIQEGANSVVTRLQAASKSQEPLSESESVLSFMSGGSTGSSLQTKAEKNEKKKTAKDRDNKGRKISEGRNTRTQLDFAVRKPVPNLPVVFRGRTVIYMPKKETTLSQRPPTKKTSSKAETQVKNPNLAQQRSRSLHRLGRPNDSSELHLPRRSSTPPARIPKSTSSGSSQNSTPSRQPQKKLVSPTQANKPALKKDVKPANMQPDKRGNSNTPTSQKPINTKLPVQKKTQKSPVRIPFMQNPSRQPTASRTISPLVTNQSSTFNRQNSQVPVKRTLPASRLELVRMTSIHSNSGESDRNGFLRQLTFIKESSNVLRHEVPSSRSVPTSQCASPRRARPAAPAVFLCSSRCQELKPSSLSQRQMQGRPHGSTQGEGQTINLSRASSSERNLSVKRPSRRTSSESPCRVPQRTTSGTWNRNQESFKRHSSSPSINILNRVTSQSSVRSSSSDSSGRAKSEHNVEHQQPGARANGRVTWRRIRDEDVPHILRSTLPSSALPLIPSPDGHKKTASIVPGKLPTISSPSRKTSDAIVQTEDFPTKKTSASSTPEKVPVIPEEAEKLVPIKKLSKASEANILLQDEGSDGTAARTMKSQYATSTSQSTAGHNGGVAPFRHSSPSKAARVTPFNYVPSPMTSSLQDTPGQVPMLNGKPGDKLEAH